The following coding sequences lie in one Thermodesulfovibrionales bacterium genomic window:
- the hypF gene encoding carbamoyltransferase HypF, which translates to ARIEDMDIMILPPAGITDFQILESEDRGGFTPLSPDIAICDDCLRELFDPSDRRYLYPFINCTNCGPRYTITKAVPYDRPNTTMNVFKMCSDCEEEYHNPLDRRFHAQPNACPECGPQITLLFQDKRFQKNEAIERTVEILKDGGIVAIKGIGGFHLACDAEKDNTVRRLRERKRRSNKPFALMSPDIEHIRFFAHIAKEDERLLLSKERPIVLLKKRYPEALSPAIAPLNGYLGFMLPYSPLHYLLFYYPQGQDNKPNFKALVMTSGNISEEPIVIDNEESLKRLSGIADAFLFYNRDIFMRVDDSVVFTLESDRTYSCKFFFIRRSRGYAPGIINLPDRGPEVLATGADLKNSFVLTKENHAILSQHIGDMENYETLKFFEETLENLRSVYRINPVSIACDRHPEYLSTRWAESQGLKVYKFQHHHAHIASVMAEHGLRKPVIGVAMDGTGYGTDGTIWGSEFLIVKTSEFMRMGRFKPVALPGGERAIKETWRIALSILNEITGSRVWDYVELAGFDKRYGRDKVENILKILTDRTISPLSSGAGRFFDAIAALTGICDKNTFEAEAPIALESIIDESITEDYAIDMVFKDDLIEIDISSIIPAFMEDIKEGVNPSVISTKFHNTFINSIVRAVAKISMLTGIRDVCLSGGVFQNRYILKNVILRLTEGGLEVYTNRALPPNDASIALGQAYILREMLKG; encoded by the coding sequence TGCCAGGATAGAGGACATGGACATAATGATCCTTCCACCAGCTGGTATTACAGACTTCCAGATTCTTGAAAGTGAAGATAGAGGAGGCTTTACACCTCTTTCGCCTGACATAGCCATATGTGATGACTGTCTGAGAGAACTCTTTGACCCATCTGACAGAAGGTATCTTTATCCCTTCATAAATTGCACAAACTGTGGACCAAGATATACCATAACAAAAGCAGTTCCCTATGATAGGCCTAACACAACCATGAATGTCTTTAAGATGTGCAGTGATTGTGAAGAAGAATATCATAATCCACTTGACAGGAGATTTCATGCTCAGCCCAATGCCTGCCCTGAATGTGGACCCCAGATAACACTTCTGTTTCAGGATAAGCGCTTCCAGAAAAATGAAGCAATAGAAAGAACAGTAGAGATACTAAAAGATGGAGGCATTGTGGCAATAAAGGGTATCGGTGGATTCCATCTTGCCTGCGATGCAGAAAAGGATAACACAGTAAGAAGACTGAGAGAAAGGAAAAGAAGAAGCAACAAACCCTTTGCCCTCATGTCACCAGATATTGAACATATTAGATTCTTTGCCCATATAGCAAAGGAAGACGAAAGACTGCTTCTCTCAAAGGAAAGGCCCATAGTCCTTTTGAAAAAAAGATATCCTGAAGCTCTGAGCCCTGCTATTGCTCCCCTGAACGGCTATCTCGGGTTTATGCTTCCCTATTCTCCCCTTCACTACCTTTTATTTTATTATCCTCAGGGTCAGGATAATAAACCTAATTTCAAGGCACTTGTCATGACCAGTGGCAATATCAGTGAAGAACCAATTGTAATAGATAATGAAGAGTCCCTAAAGAGACTTTCCGGTATTGCCGATGCCTTTCTCTTTTATAACAGGGATATTTTCATGAGGGTTGATGACAGTGTTGTATTTACATTAGAATCAGACAGGACATACTCTTGTAAATTTTTTTTCATAAGGCGTTCGAGGGGATATGCGCCTGGAATAATAAACCTTCCGGACAGGGGACCTGAAGTCCTTGCAACCGGTGCAGACCTGAAAAACTCCTTTGTCCTTACAAAGGAAAATCATGCAATACTTAGCCAGCACATAGGAGATATGGAAAACTATGAAACACTGAAATTCTTTGAAGAGACCCTTGAGAATCTCAGATCAGTATACAGGATAAACCCTGTGTCAATTGCCTGTGACAGGCATCCAGAATATCTTTCAACAAGATGGGCAGAATCACAGGGTTTAAAGGTTTATAAATTCCAGCACCACCATGCACATATTGCCTCTGTGATGGCGGAACACGGGCTTAGAAAACCTGTTATCGGTGTTGCCATGGATGGCACCGGTTATGGAACTGATGGTACCATATGGGGAAGTGAGTTCTTGATTGTAAAAACCTCAGAATTTATGAGAATGGGTAGATTCAAACCAGTTGCCCTTCCGGGTGGAGAAAGAGCAATAAAAGAGACCTGGCGCATAGCCCTTTCAATTCTTAATGAGATAACAGGTTCCCGGGTATGGGATTATGTAGAGCTTGCAGGTTTTGATAAAAGATACGGCAGGGATAAGGTAGAGAATATACTTAAGATCTTAACCGATAGGACCATCTCTCCTCTGAGTTCAGGAGCTGGAAGATTTTTTGATGCAATAGCAGCCCTTACAGGCATATGCGATAAAAACACCTTTGAGGCAGAGGCACCTATTGCCCTTGAATCAATTATCGATGAATCGATAACTGAGGACTATGCCATTGATATGGTTTTTAAAGATGATTTGATTGAGATTGATATCTCTTCCATAATACCGGCTTTCATGGAAGATATAAAAGAAGGTGTTAATCCTTCCGTTATATCCACAAAGTTTCATAATACCTTTATCAATTCCATTGTAAGGGCCGTTGCCAAAATATCAATGCTTACAGGGATAAGGGATGTTTGTTTGTCCGGTGGTGTTTTTCAGAACAGATATATATTAAAAAATGTTATTTTAAGGCTAACAGAAGGAGGTCTTGAGGTTTATACAAACAGGGCATTACCACCTAACGATGCATCTATAGCCCTGGGTCAGGCGTATATTCTTAGGGAGATGCTTAAAGGGTAG
- a CDS encoding ABC transporter permease subunit produces the protein MFKLPFHIDIPDIKPRFNVIDIVVFVFIATILYIIIFIASGWRAEMQPAVEIDLSVSSLPLYSINSIFRIFAAYILSFVFALWYGYTAHKSKLHEKIMIPLLDILQSIPVLSFLPGVVLAMIALFPNSRVGVELASILLIFTGQVWNMAFSYYNSLNTLPRELRHVASVYGLSRYQRFIKIELPFSAIGLVWNSMMSISGGWFFLMACEMFVLKARDFRLPGLGSFIQTAANQGDIKLVLLGLGTMVFIIILFDIFLWRPLIAWSQKFRFDTVATEDEPESFVLNLLRKSTLQKWIIDGASRLNRRIERYFRKREEKETYSPLRRLINFFVTGSILALFAWASIRAIGSLVSLSLNEYLMILKASFFSMLRTGAAILLALVWTVPLGVLIGLNREVAKFLAPVIQILAAIPATAVFPVIILFLIRLGGGLDIGAIFLMLLGTQWYILFNVIAGASAIPADLREAARVYGIKGLMKWKVLIIPGIFPYLVTGLITATGGAWNSTIVAEHVTFGGKTLTTTGLGNLISEATIEGNYRLLLASTLTMAIIVVSINRLLWKRMFQIARERYRLE, from the coding sequence ATGTTCAAACTGCCCTTTCATATAGATATACCTGATATTAAACCAAGATTTAATGTAATTGACATAGTGGTCTTTGTCTTTATAGCCACTATTCTTTACATCATTATCTTTATTGCCTCTGGCTGGCGTGCTGAGATGCAGCCCGCTGTTGAGATAGACCTTTCTGTTTCGAGTCTGCCCCTTTATTCTATAAATTCCATATTCAGAATATTTGCAGCCTATATCCTTTCCTTTGTATTCGCCTTGTGGTATGGGTATACTGCACATAAATCGAAACTTCATGAAAAGATAATGATACCTCTGCTTGACATCCTTCAATCTATACCCGTCCTTTCCTTTCTGCCTGGCGTTGTACTTGCCATGATAGCTCTCTTTCCTAATTCTAGGGTGGGAGTGGAGCTTGCATCCATTCTACTTATCTTTACAGGTCAGGTCTGGAATATGGCATTCAGTTATTATAATTCCCTGAATACACTTCCAAGGGAACTGAGACATGTGGCGAGCGTATATGGACTTTCAAGATATCAGAGATTTATTAAGATAGAGCTACCCTTCAGTGCTATAGGTCTTGTATGGAACAGCATGATGTCTATCTCCGGAGGATGGTTTTTTCTTATGGCCTGTGAAATGTTTGTCCTGAAAGCCAGGGATTTCAGACTTCCAGGTCTGGGTTCTTTCATACAGACAGCAGCTAATCAAGGTGATATAAAACTGGTATTACTGGGTCTTGGCACAATGGTATTTATAATAATTCTTTTTGATATTTTTCTCTGGAGGCCACTAATTGCCTGGTCTCAGAAATTCAGATTTGATACGGTTGCCACCGAGGATGAACCTGAGTCTTTTGTATTGAACCTTCTGAGAAAATCTACGCTGCAGAAATGGATTATTGATGGTGCATCAAGACTTAACAGAAGGATTGAAAGGTACTTCAGGAAAAGAGAGGAAAAGGAGACTTACAGTCCTTTGAGGAGGTTAATTAATTTTTTTGTCACTGGCTCAATACTTGCACTCTTTGCATGGGCATCCATAAGAGCAATAGGATCTCTGGTATCCCTTTCTCTTAATGAGTACCTTATGATCCTGAAGGCATCCTTTTTTTCAATGTTGAGGACAGGTGCTGCAATACTACTGGCTTTAGTATGGACTGTGCCACTCGGTGTTCTTATAGGATTAAACAGAGAGGTTGCAAAATTTCTCGCTCCTGTGATACAGATACTTGCCGCAATTCCAGCAACAGCTGTCTTTCCTGTTATAATACTATTCCTTATAAGGCTCGGCGGTGGTCTCGATATCGGTGCTATCTTCCTTATGCTTCTTGGCACCCAGTGGTATATTCTTTTTAATGTAATAGCAGGAGCATCTGCCATACCTGCAGATCTCAGGGAGGCAGCCAGGGTGTATGGCATAAAGGGATTAATGAAGTGGAAGGTTCTGATAATACCTGGAATTTTTCCCTATCTCGTTACCGGTCTGATTACTGCTACTGGTGGAGCATGGAATTCAACAATAGTTGCCGAGCATGTGACTTTTGGTGGTAAGACCCTTACAACAACGGGTCTTGGTAATCTGATAAGTGAGGCTACTATTGAGGGGAATTACAGGCTGCTTCTTGCAAGTACCCTTACTATGGCTATAATTGTGGTCAGCATAAACAGATTATTATGGAAAAGGATGTTCCAGATTGCCAGAGAGAGGTACAGGCTGGAATGA
- a CDS encoding nitrate/sulfonate/bicarbonate ABC transporter ATP-binding protein: protein MEKDVPDCQREVQAGMTILEAKNIYKSFPMAGGKSLRVLEDITFSVEEGEIISIVGPSGAGKSSLLRILAGLAEPTSGEVLYHGKPLNNQKPKIGMVFQNFAIFPWLTVLENVEVGLLAKDIPKDIARDKALKVIDLVGLDGFEEAYPRELSGGMKQRVGIARALVVEPEILFMDEPFSALDILTAENLRSEIIDLWLKKRMPTKSIILVTHNIEEAIELSDRIIVMSHNPGKIKADFVVTLPQPRDRNSKEFKYLLDELYIILTKPPEEVPFLVRKERYQFLPHAKIGAISGLIELVYDKGGRADIPQLASDLSMEVDDIFPLTEAAVFLGLAEIREGDIILTEQGKIFAEADTLSKKELFRDMAINNIQLIKQIVQVLSQSAKHRISEDFFIEILENHFTKEEAWNQLETAIDWGRYAELFAYDYDTGELYLEEVKKEGS from the coding sequence ATGGAAAAGGATGTTCCAGATTGCCAGAGAGAGGTACAGGCTGGAATGACCATACTTGAGGCAAAGAATATATATAAATCCTTTCCAATGGCAGGAGGAAAGAGCCTCCGCGTGCTTGAGGATATAACCTTTTCAGTTGAGGAAGGAGAGATAATATCAATTGTTGGGCCTTCGGGTGCAGGGAAGTCTTCTCTTTTGAGGATTCTTGCAGGTCTTGCTGAACCCACCTCGGGAGAAGTCCTTTATCACGGCAAACCCCTGAATAATCAAAAACCCAAAATCGGTATGGTTTTTCAGAACTTTGCGATCTTTCCCTGGCTAACCGTTCTTGAGAATGTTGAGGTAGGTCTTCTGGCAAAGGATATTCCCAAAGATATTGCCCGTGATAAAGCGCTCAAGGTTATAGACCTTGTCGGGCTTGATGGTTTTGAGGAGGCCTATCCGAGAGAGCTTTCTGGAGGCATGAAGCAGAGGGTAGGAATTGCAAGGGCACTTGTAGTGGAGCCAGAGATACTCTTCATGGATGAGCCCTTTTCTGCCCTTGACATCCTAACAGCAGAGAACTTAAGGAGTGAAATAATAGACCTCTGGCTGAAAAAGAGAATGCCTACGAAATCCATAATTCTCGTAACACACAATATAGAGGAGGCTATTGAGCTTTCAGACAGGATAATTGTCATGAGCCATAATCCTGGAAAAATAAAGGCAGATTTCGTTGTCACCCTTCCCCAGCCCAGGGACAGGAACTCAAAGGAGTTCAAGTATTTACTTGATGAGCTTTATATTATTCTTACCAAACCACCAGAAGAGGTTCCATTCCTTGTGAGAAAGGAGAGATATCAGTTCCTTCCCCATGCAAAGATCGGTGCAATAAGCGGTCTTATAGAACTTGTCTATGACAAGGGTGGAAGGGCAGACATACCCCAGCTTGCTTCTGACCTGAGCATGGAGGTGGATGACATATTCCCTCTTACAGAGGCAGCTGTCTTTCTCGGACTTGCAGAGATAAGAGAGGGTGATATAATCCTTACAGAGCAGGGAAAGATATTTGCAGAAGCAGATACCCTGAGCAAAAAGGAACTCTTTAGGGACATGGCCATTAATAATATCCAGCTAATAAAGCAGATTGTCCAGGTCCTTTCACAGAGTGCAAAACACAGAATATCAGAGGATTTCTTTATCGAGATACTTGAAAACCACTTTACAAAAGAGGAGGCTTGGAACCAGCTCGAGACAGCTATTGACTGGGGCAGGTATGCTGAGCTCTTTGCCTATGATTATGATACAGGAGAACTCTATCTTGAGGAAGTGAAGAAGGAAGGCTCGTAA
- the hypD gene encoding hydrogenase formation protein HypD, translating into MKELAELIKKFSRLLKREIRLMEVCGTHTVAIFRSGIRSILPENIKLLSGPGCPVCVTPHEDIDMAIELSKNRDVILLTFGDMMRVPGTKGSLQSARAEGSDIRVIYTPMDMIDIALCEPQKTVIFFAVGFETTSPLIAGTLFLAEQNNIKNLFIYSCHKLVPPALRALLEDKNIRIDGLILPGHVSTIIGSEPYKFIKDEYHVPSVISGFEPDDILQSIAILIENIISEKSELTIQYTRSVRPEGNKKALDILYRFFEPADAWWRGIGIIPDSGLRLKDEYRNRDIIERFGIKMDYRDRSPLKGCRCGDVLKGKIIPPDCPLFKKVCTPENPVGACMVSVEGSCSAYYKYYEPSFFTSSR; encoded by the coding sequence ATGAAGGAGCTTGCAGAGCTGATTAAAAAATTTTCCCGTTTATTAAAAAGAGAGATAAGACTTATGGAGGTATGCGGAACACATACAGTTGCCATATTCAGAAGCGGTATAAGATCAATTCTACCTGAAAACATAAAACTCCTGAGCGGACCTGGCTGTCCGGTATGCGTCACACCCCATGAGGATATTGATATGGCAATTGAGCTATCAAAAAACAGAGATGTTATTCTCCTTACCTTCGGTGATATGATGAGGGTTCCGGGGACAAAGGGCTCCCTTCAATCAGCGAGGGCTGAAGGCTCTGATATAAGGGTTATATATACACCAATGGATATGATTGATATAGCCCTTTGTGAACCTCAAAAGACTGTAATCTTTTTTGCAGTGGGCTTTGAGACCACATCTCCACTCATAGCAGGTACACTCTTTCTTGCCGAGCAGAATAATATTAAAAATCTCTTTATCTATTCATGTCATAAACTTGTACCGCCAGCACTCAGAGCATTGCTAGAGGATAAAAATATCAGGATAGATGGTCTGATCCTTCCAGGACATGTAAGTACCATTATTGGTTCAGAACCCTACAAGTTTATCAAGGATGAATATCATGTACCATCTGTAATTTCAGGATTTGAACCTGATGACATACTGCAATCTATAGCCATCTTGATTGAAAATATAATCTCGGAAAAATCCGAACTTACCATTCAATATACAAGATCTGTTAGACCTGAGGGAAACAAAAAGGCTTTAGATATACTTTACAGATTCTTTGAGCCAGCTGATGCATGGTGGAGGGGAATAGGGATTATTCCTGACAGTGGTCTCAGGTTGAAAGATGAATACAGAAATAGAGATATCATTGAGAGGTTCGGCATAAAAATGGACTACAGAGACCGGTCACCGCTTAAGGGTTGCCGATGTGGAGATGTCCTTAAAGGAAAAATCATTCCTCCGGACTGCCCCTTATTTAAAAAGGTATGTACACCTGAGAATCCTGTGGGTGCCTGCATGGTTAGTGTGGAGGGAAGCTGTTCAGCTTATTACAAGTATTACGAGCCTTCCTTCTTCACTTCCTCAAGATAG